TCAAGCGAATTACGTCACGACGGTGCAGACCGGTAATCTTATATTTACATCAGGGCACGGTCCCATAACGAGTGACGGTGAAATCCTTAAGAGCCAACTCGGCACTGATGCGACGGTCGAAGACGGTTATGCGTCGGCGCGTTTAGTGGCACTCTGCTTGTTGAGCACCCTTAAACATGTACTTGGCGATTTGGACAAAGTGAAGCGGATTGTCAAAGTAGTTGGGTTCGTCAATTCGGCACCTGATTTTACCGATCAGCCCGCAGTCATCAATGGGGCATCGGATTTATTCGTCGAAGTGTTCGGTGATAAAGGCAGACATGCCCGTTCTGCAGTCGGCATGGTGCAATTGCCCCTTGGAATTCCTGTTGAAATTGAGATGGTTGTTGAAATTGAGGATCTTTAACTATTAGGTTTTGCTCCGTTTTTCCGTTGTCAAAAACGGGTTTTCGATGAATATCAACGACATCGTCGATAATT
This Candidatus Poribacteria bacterium DNA region includes the following protein-coding sequences:
- a CDS encoding RidA family protein; translation: MKVEQRLKELDIELAEPIGPQANYVTTVQTGNLIFTSGHGPITSDGEILKSQLGTDATVEDGYASARLVALCLLSTLKHVLGDLDKVKRIVKVVGFVNSAPDFTDQPAVINGASDLFVEVFGDKGRHARSAVGMVQLPLGIPVEIEMVVEIEDL